A window of the Pecten maximus chromosome 19, xPecMax1.1, whole genome shotgun sequence genome harbors these coding sequences:
- the LOC117317912 gene encoding uncharacterized protein LOC117317912: MEMPSHCSHWLQPLDRTVFGPFKKSWKETTTSFLAQTACPVTHANFFRLVTKAWNQLKPEYLVNGFRATGIYPCDGTVIPKEAFLPSSVYADEMENQTPKPCTPEPCTPKPCTPEPCTHTEPFSDVRVSDNTVSLTLQELPQLHYDERTEGTLVDLGISITDSGVVVSSVPLDGSLDRDMADIADNIGASPPDPLLNASSSDTCPPELALAAIECSISQAKKAQYEKALSAGIDVAGDRTFQAWKTYKVKMCPQITQSSDSWLLEVPSVPLHKKPTTTTKGGYFVISCDKAFEEKKIAENNKLIKLEEKKARAAKRLAAKKSTTAK, encoded by the exons ATGGAGATGCCGTCACACTGTTCTCACTGGCTCCAACCCTTAGACAG AACTGTATTTGGGCCTTTCAAAAAATCTTGGAAAGAGACCACCACCTCATTCCTGGCTCAGACAGCATGCCCTGTCACCCATGCCAACTTTTTTCGGCTTGTAACGAAAGCCTGGAATCAGCTTAAACCAGAATACTTGGTGAACGGTTTTCGGGCAACCGGGATTTACCCCTGTGATGGAACCGTTATCCCTAAAGAGGCATTTCTTCCATCATCAGTGTATGCAG ATGAAATGGAGAACCAGACACCCAAGCCATGCACACCCGAGCCATGCACTCCCAAGCCATGTACACCTGAGCCATGCACTCATACAGAGCCATTCAGTGACGTACGCGTGTCCGACAACACCGTGTCGTTAACGTTACAGGAACTGCCACAGCTGCATTATGATGAAAGGACAGAGGGTACCCTTGTCGATTTGGGGATCTCCATAACAGACAGTGGGGTAGTGGTGTCATCAGTGCCATTAGACGGCAGTCTCGACAGGGACATGGCAGATATTGCGGACAATATCGGGGCGTCACCACCGGATCCCTTGCTAAACGCGTCCTCATCCGACACGTGTCCCCCGGAGCTGGCATTAGCTGCCATTGAATGCAGTATAAGTCAGGCAAAAAAAGCCCAGTATGAAAAAGCTCTCTCTGCTGGTATTGATGTGGCTGGTGACCGTACGTTCCAGGCTTGGAAGACGTATAAAGTTAAAATGTGTCCACAG ATCACACAGTCTTCAGATTCGTGGCTCCTGGAGGTGCCATCTGTACCGCTACATAAGAaaccaacaaccacaacaaaaGGCGGTTACTTTGTAATATCATGCGACAAGGCATTTGAAGAGAAAAAAATCGCGGAAaacaacaaattgataaaactagAGGAAAAAAAAGCGCGCGCTGCCAAACGGCTTGCGGCAAAGAAATCGACAACAgcaaaataa